The window AAGATTTTCAAATTGAAATTGCTAGCTCCTTTGGTCCTTTGAAAGGTAAAATTTGGAGAATTGGTTCTATGGGCTACAGTTGCAGAAAGAAAAATATTCTTCATGTATTAGGAGCATTAGAGGCTGTACTAATTCGTCACAAAGTAAAGGTATGTGCTGGAGACGCGGTTCAAGCCGCCTTAGATATCTATCAAAAAGAAGAATAATCATACAATAGCATTGCCACAGGATGTAATTATTAGGATGAATCAATGCCTTAAATAACAATCGTTATTTAAAATCATTTTATGAGGAGGTTTCTTGTGTATAAAATTATTGTTAAGCAGCAAATAGCGCCTAGTGTCCAACTTTATGAAGTAGAGGCACCACTCATTGCTAAAAAGGCTAAACCAGGACAATTTGTTATTTTGCGTATCAATGAAGATGGAGAGCGTATTCCGCTAACAATTGCTGACTTTAATCGAGAAAAAGGCACCATTACACTGATTTTCCAAGAAGTAGGCGCATCTACGGTAGAATTGGGCCTTCTAAATGAAGGTGATTTTCTATTAGATTTAGTGGGCCCTCTTGGTAAAGCAACACATATCGAAAAAATAGGTACTGTTGTATGTGTAGGTGGCGGTATCGGCATTGCACCTGTATATCCCATTGCTCGTGGCATGAAGGAAGCAGGCAATGAAGTGATTTCGATTATTGGCGCTCGCTCAGAAGATATACTGATTTATGAGCAAGAGATGGCGGCAATCAGTGATGAACTCATTATCACCACAGATGATGGTTCAAAAGGGTTAAAAGCCTTAGTCACCCAGCCTCTAAAGGAACTCTTAGATTCTGATAAAACCATAAGCCTCGTTGTGGCAATTGGACCTGTTATTATGATGAAATTTGTTGCCGAAACCACACGTCCCTACGGCGTTCCTACAGTGGTAAGTCTTAACCCGATCATGGTAGATGGAACAGGCATGTGCGGAGGTTGCCGTGTATCTGTTGGTAATGAAAATAAATTTGCTTGTGTGGATGGTCCAGAATTTGATGGGCACAAAGTAGATTTTGACATATTAATGGCTCGCCAGCGGATGTATAAACCACATGAAAAACAACATAGCGAGCATGTAGCTGGTAAGGGAGGATGCAAATGTCACTCTCACTAAAAAGACATCCAATGCCTGAGCAGGACCCCAAGGTACGGGCTAAAAATTTCGCAGAAGTAACCCTTGGTTATACAGAGGAGTTGGCCCAGTCTGAAGCAGAGCGTTGCTTACAGTGTAAAACAGCACCTTGTCGTAAGGGCTGTCCGGTAGAAATTGATATTCCTGCTTTTATTAAGCACATAAAAGAAGGGAATATGGATGCCTCCATTGCTAAAATAAAAGAAGCCAACGGTCTGCCCGCAGTATGCGGCAGAGTATGCCCTCAAGAAGAACAGTGTGAAAAATATTGCGTATTGGCAAAAAAAGGTGAATCCGTTGCCATTGGTCGGCTAGAACGCTATGTTGCAGACTATGTACGAGGCAAAGGAGAAGCTATTACGTCATTGGAGTATGCCACTGATGCTCAAAAAGTAGCGATTATCGGTTCTGGGCCAGCTGGACTGAGTGCTGCGGGTGATTTGGCAAAAATGGGCTATAAAGTCACTGTGTTTGAAGCTCTGCACTTACCTGGGGGCGTATTAATGTATGGTATTCCAGAATTTCGTCTGCCGAAAGATGAAGTGGTTCAGGCAGAAATCAATAATTTACGCAAACTTGGCGTGGAAGTGGTTGTAAATGCTGTGATTGGCAGTACTTTTACCGTAGATGAACTGCTGGAAGAAGAAGGATTTGATGCCGTATTTATTGGCACCGGAGCTGGTCTTCCCTACTTCATGGATGTACCTGGTGAAAACCTGAATGGGGTATATTCCGCCAATGAATTCTTGACTCGTTGTAACTTGATGAAAGCCTATCGTTTTCCTCAAAGCGGTACACCTATTCATGTTGGGAAGCGCGTAGCGGTAGTCGGTGGCGGTAATGTAGCAATGGATGGTGCTAGAACAGCCCTGCGCTTGGGTGCGGAGCATGTTTCTATTGTATATCGTCGTTCGGAAAAAGAGCTACCAGCTAGACTGGAAGAAATTCACCATGCCAAAGAAGAAGGCATTGATTTTCAATTGTTGACGGCTCCCACAGCTGTACTGGGTAATAAAGAAGGCTGGGTAACTGGTCTACAATGTGTTCGTATGGAACTTGGTGAACCAGATGCCTCTGGACGCCGTCGTCCCATCGAAGTACCAAATTCTGAGTTTGTACTGGATGTAGATACTATAATTATCGCGATTGGTCAAGGTCCAAATCCATTGGTGCAATCTACGACGAAGGGACTAGAAACCAATCGAAAAGGTAATATTAATGCTGATGCAGAAACTGGGGCTACTAGTAAACCAGGTGTATTTGCTGGTGGTGATATTGTGACAGGTGCAGCGACTGTTATCCTAGCCATGGGGGCGGGGAAAAAGGCGGCGGTGGCGATTGATAAGTATTTACAAGAGAAAAAGAATAAATAGCATTACCAACGCATACATTACAATCTGAATAGCTATATAAAAGGGGCTGTGGAAATTTCAAAGCATATTATCCACAGTCCCTTTTATTAACTTATTTAACCTGCATTTTAAGTGATTGATTTTCACACGGTTTGCCGTCTACCTACCTTGTTCGGATATAAAAAAACCTTCTCCTTATTATAAAAATAAGGAGAAGGTTTTTTACGGAATCAGAAAATATCACACTTTCTTGATTCCAAGTAAGAACGACTAAGGCTTCTGCCTGCGTCCGGGGACTTGGCACAAGCCAAGTCTTTTCTTATTTGGTACGCTCATTCGATGTAAAATAATTTTCGGCAAACTGTAACCATAAACGCGCCGCGTGGGACATGAAGCGTCCTTTTTTCCAGATAATTGACATGTTGTGTATAATCTGAGGCTGTATTAATGGTACGGAGACAATGCGAGTCGAGTCTAATTCCTTGCACACCTCACTGGGTAAGAAGGCAATTCCCAAATTAGCGGCCACGATTTGTGTCATAAGCTCACGTTGAGAGGTTTCAAAAATAACATTAGGGGAGAAACCTACATTTTTGCACTGATTGATGATTTCATCATGTAGGCTAAAATCTTCACTGTATAATACAAAGGATTCGTTAGATAATGATGCCAGCTCGATAGAGGGTAACTGGCTTATGGGATTCTGAGAGGAGACAATAACAAAAAGGGGATCCTTGGTAAAGGAAAGGGAATCAACATACTGATTATCTGGCTCAATGCAGATTACGCCAATATCTAACGTACCATCCTGAATCGCGAGTGCGACCTTTTTTGATCCATATTCAGATAGACTAATTTCGATTTGCGGGTACTTCTTTTTAAATTCTCCCAACAATTCAGCAAATATGGTAGAGCTAGTAATTGGAGGGAGACCGATGAAGATCTTGCCTTTTTCCATTTTAATTTTATTTTCAAATTCAGTAGTGAGATTTTGGAACATGACCACCACTTGTTGTGCTTGATCTAAAAAGATCATGCCCGCATCTGTTAACTGCACATATTTGGAGGTCCGATTAAATAAGGAAGTTCCCAGTTCAGTTTCCAAATCTTTTATCATCTTGCTAATTGCTGATTGGGACACATGAGTAATACTAGCAGCTTTACTAAAACTTTTTTGACGAGCCACTTCAACAAAATATTCTAAATGTCGAATATCCATAGTAAACACCCCCAAATACAGTTTACTATCTATTTTAGTCATAGTAAAGATTACGATTATATATTTTACTTATAAAGAGATTCGATTTAAAATGAAGACAGAGAAAAAAGAGAGAGTAAGACGCTTTAAATATAGATTAAAGGGGATGTTTTTTATGATTAACCAACAGGCATATCAGAACAGTTTTTTAGGAGGAATGAATATTATGGAAAATAATAAAACAAAAGTAGAAAGTTCAAACGTTAAGAAATCCACATATGTAGATATTACACAAACTAAGGAATTTTGGTCTAAACTAGCAGTAATCAGCTAATAATGAAAAAAATTAATACTTGTGAAAAAGCTTGATAAACACCCGTAAGAAGCTTTTTTATAAGGAAAAGCTCTACATTCTATAAAAATGGAATGTAGAGCTTTTTGCTTTTTCTACTAGAGCATTTGTTTTGCATCTGTTACAGTAATTTCTAATACTGCGCGGATCCATGAAAATTTTTCTTTCATACGATCAAAATCCTCGCCAGATTTAACGAAACGCGTAGTGCCTGTCACAATAAAACCGGTTCCTTTTCCTCTGTAACCTTCGATCTCCCTACTGGCAATCGAAAGAATAACATTGTTTTGGTTGCTAAGATTTTTTTCTGTTTTGTTAAAACCAGAAGCTGGGATTAAGAATTTGTCAGCAGGAGTAACCATTATATAACTATTCCAAGTATTAACCAAATGAGGACCATCCTCACCGTTAGTTACAATACTGACAGCTCCATCGGAGGGATGAGCAAGTATGTCCAATAATTTTTCGTTAAGCATAATTATAATACATCCTTTCCATTTGAATTAGTTACCAGCTTTACTTTGCCATTGTTTAGCACAATTATTGTGCCCTCATGACAGAGTACAATGCACAAGTTGAATCTAAAGCAGACAATCACTGTGAAATATATCGGATAGTCCATATTATAAAATAAAACTACCCCTGCTGATAGGTGTAATTTTAAAATAAAATATGGGGTCAGTTTTCAATTTGTACTGCTTTCTATAACCTTGACACTAGGTCTTAGCGTCTATATAATGGCGGTAATTAAGATGGATTTTAATAAATGGGTTAGGTGAGAGTAATGATTATATTAAATAGTAAAGGTCGCCAAACGCTTCACGATAAAATCTATAATCAAATTAAAAATAAAATATTATCAGGAGAATTACCTCCAACTACGAAGCTTTTATCGATTAAAAATTTAGCGATTGAATTATCTGTAAGCCGTAATACAGTAGACTATGCCTATCAACAGTTATTTGCTGAAGGGTATATACATAGCAAGCCTAGAAGCGGATATTATGTCTCATTCATTGACCCAGAATTCCTTCCATCTCACTGTCAAACAGGTGCACCCCCAGGACAAATTTTGAAAGATGGGAAATCATACTCCTTTGATTTTCATCCTGCTAATATTTCACCAGAAAGTTTTCCAGTTAACTTATGGCGGAAACTGTATATAGATAGTTTAAAAGAAAATCCTAAACAACTTGCGTCCTATAGCAATCGGCAAGGGGATACCGCATTGCGCTATGAGCTCCAAAAATATCTGGCCCGTTCTCGCGGTGTATCATGTAGCCTAGAGCAAATTGTCCTTTGCTCTGGGTTACATGATAGTCTTTCGATTCTAGCACCAATTTTGAAGGAAAATCATTCCCAATTTGCCATTGAAGATCCTGGTCATTTCATTCCAAAGACGGTTTTTCGAAATCATTCCTTTTCTATATCTCCCGTCCCATTAAATTCGGATGGTCTTGCTATAGATTCTTTATATAAGACCAAGAGCACTGTTATATATGTAACTCCTTCTCACCAGTTTCCATTAGGATACATTATGCCAGTAGCAAATAGGCTAAAGTTAATTGATTGGGCGAAAAACGTTGGGGGAGTCATTATTGAAGATGATTATGATAGTGAACTACGATATTACGGCAAACCAATTCCTGCGTTGCAAGGCCTGCATCCAGAAGAGAACATAGTATATGTAGGTACTTTTTCTAAAGTGCTATCTCCGACGCTTCGCGTAAGTTACATGGTATTACCCTATCAATTGCTTACGATATATAATAAGTTATTTGGTGATGATTATTCTACGACGGTTTCTTTATTAGATCAACGAACACTAAGTAAGCTTATGGAGCAGGGATACTGGGAACGGCATTTGCGTAAGATGCGGACCGTTTATAAAAAAAAGCATGATGCAATCATTCAATCGATTCATCAGCACTTTGGATCTCAAGCCAATATAATTGGGCAGGGAGCTGGGCTCCATGTTGTCTTAGAACTAGTTGATAATTCTCTTACTGAAGAGGAGCTGATTCATCGCGCTAAGGAAAGAGGGGTCAGAATACACCCGATTTCTAGTACCTATTTACATAAGAGTAGTAACAACCCTCAGATAATACTTGGGTTTGGTAGCATGAGTAGTAATGAAATTGATCAAGGAATTGAGTTGTTGTATAAGGCTTGGTACCTCGAATAATAAATGAATAAAGACACTAGTGAGGTAAGTATTTTTATTGATGTAACCCGATGTGGAATTTCCTTTTGAGAATGCCTCATTGGGTTTTTGTTCAAAATGGGTCTTAGTTTGAATTAGCACTAAACGGGTGAGTAGATTGATGTACTATCAAAAAACAGAATTTTATTAATAATGTAATTATTTTACTCGGATCGAAGAGGATATAGCTCGAAATGTGTAGAAGATTGTTTATGATTTAAAGGAGTAGGAGGAGACACTAATGCAACTTAAAAAAATTTCTACGGTCTTTCCACACATGAATTCAGGCCATAAAGAATATGAATTTTTTAAAGTTCTAGACTCCGTACCGGTTCCAATATTTATTAAAGATAAGACTGGTGTATTTACTAATTGTAACAAGGCCTATGAAAAGTTTATCGGCCTTAAAAGAGATAAGATCATAGGCAAATCAGTATACGAATTAGCACCAAAGAGTCTAGCAGATATTTACCATGCAAAAGATCAGGAGCTATTTGCACAAGGCAATGTGCAAATATATGAGAATACGGTTACAGCGAAAAATGGGAATCGTTATGTAATATTTCATAAATCTATTTACCGAAATGTAGCAGGTCAAGTTAATGGCTTAGTTGGAGCAATTATTGACATCACTGAGCAGAAAAAGGCAGAAAAATCATTGCGAATAAGCGAGGAAAAAAATAAAGCAGTCATTGAAGCGATACCCGATATTATGGCGGTTGTAACACCAGAATATAAAATAGTAGAATTTAAAAAAGCGAGGGAATTCGATCATACTGGAGACGTCAAAACCTTTATAGGAAAGACGGTAAGTGAGGTGCTACCTGAGGAGGCTGCTACAATTTTTATGGGGAATATTTCATTATCTTTTCAAACGAAGAAAGTTACTGTATTTGAATATCAGATAGTACATAAGCAAGAGGTAAGGTATAGGGAAGCACGTGGTATTGTAATTTCTGATGAAAATGCACTGATTATGATTCGTGATATTACAGAAAAGAAAATCGCGGAAGAAGAGATTCATAAACTATCTCGTGTTGTTGAACAAAGTCCTGGAGAAATTATAATTACAGATATAAATGATAGGATTGTGTATGTTAATTCTAAGTTTAGTCAAAATTCTGGATATACACTTGATGAAGTAATAGGCCGTGATATTAGTTTTCTAATGTCCGGAATACATACAGAGGAATTCTACAATGACATACGAAAGGCAATATCATCAGGTAATGAATGGCGTGGTGAGATTTGCAGTAAGCGAAAAAGTGGAGAACTTTATTGGTCTTTAGTATCGTTATCACCAGTAAAGAAATTAGATGGAAAGGCTACTTATTATTTGGCGATTGCTCAAGATATAACCGAGAAGAAATTAATGGACGAAGTCCTTCAACGGCGAAATACGGAAATTAAGGAAGCGTTGGATAGTTTGGAGCAAACCCAGCTACAGTTGGTTGAACATGAAAAATTGGCTGGAATTGGGCAATTGGCAGCAGGTGTAGCTCATGAAATTAATAACCCATTAGGATTTGTCCTAAGTAATTTTGATTGTTTAAAACAATACTTAATTAAAATTACTGAGGTATTCAAAAAATATAGGGAATTGAAAAATGGGGCATTGGAATCCGAAATTAATAGTTTAAGGGAGATCGCTGAACAGCTTATTGTCCTTGAAAAAAAGAACAAAATCGATTATATTTTTAGAGACCTTGAACCAGTTATTCAAGAATCAGACGAAGGGCTGAAAAGGTTAAGCGATATAGTAAAGGCTTTAAAATTATTCTCAAGGGTAGATAGAGGTAGTGAATTTGAAAATTATGATTTAAATACAGGGATAAAGAACACGTTAATTATTGCAAGAAATGAGATTAAATATGTTGCGGAGATTCAAATTGATTTAGGAGAATTACCTGAACTACAAGCTTCATCGGGACAAATTAATCAAGTTCTATTGAATATGATCATCAATGCAGCTTATGCGATTAAGGAAAAGAAAATGGACAAGCTGGGAATGGTTAAGATTACTAGTTATCATGATAATCAATTTGCCTACTGCTCGATTCAGGATAATGGTATTGGAATGTCAGAAGAAATTTCAAAAAATATTTTTAATGCATTTTATACTACGAAGCCTATTGGTGAAGGAACAGGGCTTGGGCTTAGTATTTCCTATGATATTATTGTTAATAAACACCATGGTGGTATTTCTGTTATCAGTGAAAAAGGAGTTGGAACGACATTTACGATTAAGCTACCTTTACATTGCTGGCAATAAAAATGACAATGAATAAAAAATAGCAAGGTTATAGTAAAAGTAGTTGACTACTACGCCACTTGATGAGGATGCGAATTTGAGATGACTGTAACAATGAAAAATACCTGAAATTAAAGAACTATTTTAGGTATTTATGAAAGGAATATATATATGAGAAAAAGTACTATTTTATTTGTAGATGATGAAGTAAATAGTCTAAACTCGATTCGAAGAGCACTCATTAATGAGAATTTTATATCGTTATTTGCCAATAATGCACAAGAAGCTTTGGAAATGATGGAGAAAAATGACGTAAGCGTTCTTGTTACCGACATGCAAATGCCAGGAATGGATGGATTGGCCTTACTAAAAGAAACAAAGCTGAATTATCCAGATGTCATTAGAATGGTTATATCTGGTTATACCCAATTATCCAAAGTGCTTACTACTGTTAATCAGGGTGATATATTTAGGTTTATAGCGAAACCATGGGACAAGGAAAAGGATTTATTACCTGTACTTTGGCAAGCCATTGAGTACTATAACTTGCGTCAGGACAAGAAAAGGCTGAAATTATCGCTTCAAGAAAGAAACTCTGCTTATCAAAAAATGCTACGAACGATGGAAAAGCAATTTTCTAGCCAAAAAGGCGATACCATGAATATAAAAAACATATTATTTACGGTAATGAATTATTTAGAAAATGAAATTGTTAACGCAGATAATAAGATAAAGGGAGAATGCTCTTCCAATTTTCTACTACAAATTCAGGTGATCAAAGAAATAGTCGTAGATTACTTGAATACAATTCCAGTGACATTAGAAGTGTTTTCGCTAGAAGAGATCATAGAATACTTACGTAAGTATCTAGCAGATAAAAGTGGAAGGGTACAGTGCAAATTGGAAGTGACTTCTCCAAATCTAAAGTGTTGTGGTAATTATAAATTACTAGCAATGATCTTACTATCCATATTTAAATTAATTCATCATTCAGGTACAGATCGAAACTTTAGTTGTATAACCTCATCCGAAAGTTATGAAGGTTTTATACGAGTAAAGAATATCTTTGAAATAGGATATGTAGATGGAGGGAGTGTATTAATTGACGCAGCTCAGTTATTAACACATACCAAATTAGATAATTATTGTACGCTTTTAACACAAATTGGAAAAGACTATAATATTTCTGTAACATATACGTATATAAACCAAAATTTATCAATTATCACAGTTACTTCTGATTTCTCCCACGTTAATTAAAAAGAAAAATATTAATTAGAGGAGCGGTCTCTTTTGGTAAGATGTGCTAATCTTACTGTTGACTTTTATAGCAATCCAACATATAATAAAAACAAAAAGTAATTGTCAATGACAATTAAATTGAAAGGGAATTATGAGTTATATATTAACAGATGCAGTTAGCTTTTTATTAAGCCGAATACAAGCAAGAATGAAAAATATATTTCTAAAGAAATTAAAAGAATATGGTATTACCCCTGAACAATGGGTTTTACTTGCAAAACTTTCAGAGCAAGAAGGAATTTCACCAACAGAATTGTCGCTAATATCACTTAGAGACAAACCTTACACTACGCGACTTATTGATAAATTGGCGGAAAATAAGCTGATTATTAAGGAAGAAAGCCAGCATGATAAGCGTTCTTCACTAATTTACCTGACAAAGCAAGGTGCAAAAATAAAAGAGGAAATCGTTCCTATAGCGGATGAAATTAATGAATGGCTAGTTGAAACTATGGATGAAGCAGAGATTAAACAATTAAAAATCTTGTTGCAAAAAATGTATGATAATATGCAAGCCCATAGTTAGGAAAGCTTTTGATGAAACAGCAAATTTTAGCTGAACCTATTCGGCTAATTATTTTTTACCAAACTAGTTGTCAATGACAAATAAATGGAGATGCTTTGAGTGAGGTGATGAAATATGAAGAACTGGAAAGGATGAGTTTTAGTATTAAAAAATAAATGAGCATCAAGAAGTAGGTTATTGGTACTATGTTTCACATAAATTAAGAGGACGAGGTGAAAGAAAATGAATTTTTTAAGAAAGTATTGGCAGGATATGGGTGGAGTCGTAGCCATAGTTGTATGTGTTGGTCTATTAATGAATCAGCAAAATATGCAAGAGATAAGACTAATTTTATGGATGAGCTTTGTTGCAATCCTAGTTCATCAATTTGAAGAATATCGCTGGCCAGGATATTTTCCGGGGATTTTTAACATCGTAATATTGAAAAGTTCGCTTCCAGACAGATATCCTTTAAATAGTCAATCGGCTATGGTCATTAATGTGTTAATTGCTTATGTTTTTTATCTTGTTCCTGTTTTTTTTACAGATCAGATATGGTTGGGGCTTGCACCAATCTTCATGGGATTTTTTCAATTCTTCTGGCACGGAATTTTCGCCAATATAAAAGCAAAGTCTATTTATAATCCCGGCTTGTTCGCAGTTCTGTTTCTCCATATTCCTATTGGATGCTGGTACATCAATTATATTGTTTCCCACGGCTTAGCAACTCAGATGGATTGGGTTTTAGGAAGTATCTATTTTGTTATTGCCACCTATATTTTGATCGTTAAGGGTAACATGTGGATGAAAAATGAGAAAACGAAATTTAGCTTCAATAAGAAACAATTAGGACCATATAGCCCCCAATAATTATACGCTCACTAATCCATTTTATTTAGTAGTTAGATTTTTTACAAAAGGTCCTGTAGAGTAGAAATACTTTGCAGGATTTTTGTAATTAACTATATAGTGCTAGGAGAGTATTGAAGATAGCTAAAGTAGCAAAAATAAATGCTAGACTTCTAATGAACAGATAGTGGAACATTACACATTTTGTTGTAATAAGTAGAATTATAACAATGTATTATAAATACTGTATAATTTTGTCTAAAGATATGATATAATTATACTCAAGGCAAAGACGCTGTTTTCTTATTAGAGGAAATTCAGCGTTTTTTTCGTTTTAATTTAGTAAAAAGGGGAGGGAAAAGGTTTACTTTTTTTAGAAATAAGACGATATATGAATGTTATGT is drawn from Pelosinus sp. IPA-1 and contains these coding sequences:
- a CDS encoding sulfide/dihydroorotate dehydrogenase-like FAD/NAD-binding protein, with translation MYKIIVKQQIAPSVQLYEVEAPLIAKKAKPGQFVILRINEDGERIPLTIADFNREKGTITLIFQEVGASTVELGLLNEGDFLLDLVGPLGKATHIEKIGTVVCVGGGIGIAPVYPIARGMKEAGNEVISIIGARSEDILIYEQEMAAISDELIITTDDGSKGLKALVTQPLKELLDSDKTISLVVAIGPVIMMKFVAETTRPYGVPTVVSLNPIMVDGTGMCGGCRVSVGNENKFACVDGPEFDGHKVDFDILMARQRMYKPHEKQHSEHVAGKGGCKCHSH
- a CDS encoding response regulator; the encoded protein is MRKSTILFVDDEVNSLNSIRRALINENFISLFANNAQEALEMMEKNDVSVLVTDMQMPGMDGLALLKETKLNYPDVIRMVISGYTQLSKVLTTVNQGDIFRFIAKPWDKEKDLLPVLWQAIEYYNLRQDKKRLKLSLQERNSAYQKMLRTMEKQFSSQKGDTMNIKNILFTVMNYLENEIVNADNKIKGECSSNFLLQIQVIKEIVVDYLNTIPVTLEVFSLEEIIEYLRKYLADKSGRVQCKLEVTSPNLKCCGNYKLLAMILLSIFKLIHHSGTDRNFSCITSSESYEGFIRVKNIFEIGYVDGGSVLIDAAQLLTHTKLDNYCTLLTQIGKDYNISVTYTYINQNLSIITVTSDFSHVN
- a CDS encoding HXXEE domain-containing protein gives rise to the protein MNFLRKYWQDMGGVVAIVVCVGLLMNQQNMQEIRLILWMSFVAILVHQFEEYRWPGYFPGIFNIVILKSSLPDRYPLNSQSAMVINVLIAYVFYLVPVFFTDQIWLGLAPIFMGFFQFFWHGIFANIKAKSIYNPGLFAVLFLHIPIGCWYINYIVSHGLATQMDWVLGSIYFVIATYILIVKGNMWMKNEKTKFSFNKKQLGPYSPQ
- a CDS encoding MarR family transcriptional regulator, which gives rise to MSYILTDAVSFLLSRIQARMKNIFLKKLKEYGITPEQWVLLAKLSEQEGISPTELSLISLRDKPYTTRLIDKLAENKLIIKEESQHDKRSSLIYLTKQGAKIKEEIVPIADEINEWLVETMDEAEIKQLKILLQKMYDNMQAHS
- a CDS encoding PLP-dependent aminotransferase family protein, producing MIILNSKGRQTLHDKIYNQIKNKILSGELPPTTKLLSIKNLAIELSVSRNTVDYAYQQLFAEGYIHSKPRSGYYVSFIDPEFLPSHCQTGAPPGQILKDGKSYSFDFHPANISPESFPVNLWRKLYIDSLKENPKQLASYSNRQGDTALRYELQKYLARSRGVSCSLEQIVLCSGLHDSLSILAPILKENHSQFAIEDPGHFIPKTVFRNHSFSISPVPLNSDGLAIDSLYKTKSTVIYVTPSHQFPLGYIMPVANRLKLIDWAKNVGGVIIEDDYDSELRYYGKPIPALQGLHPEENIVYVGTFSKVLSPTLRVSYMVLPYQLLTIYNKLFGDDYSTTVSLLDQRTLSKLMEQGYWERHLRKMRTVYKKKHDAIIQSIHQHFGSQANIIGQGAGLHVVLELVDNSLTEEELIHRAKERGVRIHPISSTYLHKSSNNPQIILGFGSMSSNEIDQGIELLYKAWYLE
- a CDS encoding PAS domain S-box protein yields the protein MQLKKISTVFPHMNSGHKEYEFFKVLDSVPVPIFIKDKTGVFTNCNKAYEKFIGLKRDKIIGKSVYELAPKSLADIYHAKDQELFAQGNVQIYENTVTAKNGNRYVIFHKSIYRNVAGQVNGLVGAIIDITEQKKAEKSLRISEEKNKAVIEAIPDIMAVVTPEYKIVEFKKAREFDHTGDVKTFIGKTVSEVLPEEAATIFMGNISLSFQTKKVTVFEYQIVHKQEVRYREARGIVISDENALIMIRDITEKKIAEEEIHKLSRVVEQSPGEIIITDINDRIVYVNSKFSQNSGYTLDEVIGRDISFLMSGIHTEEFYNDIRKAISSGNEWRGEICSKRKSGELYWSLVSLSPVKKLDGKATYYLAIAQDITEKKLMDEVLQRRNTEIKEALDSLEQTQLQLVEHEKLAGIGQLAAGVAHEINNPLGFVLSNFDCLKQYLIKITEVFKKYRELKNGALESEINSLREIAEQLIVLEKKNKIDYIFRDLEPVIQESDEGLKRLSDIVKALKLFSRVDRGSEFENYDLNTGIKNTLIIARNEIKYVAEIQIDLGELPELQASSGQINQVLLNMIINAAYAIKEKKMDKLGMVKITSYHDNQFAYCSIQDNGIGMSEEISKNIFNAFYTTKPIGEGTGLGLSISYDIIVNKHHGGISVISEKGVGTTFTIKLPLHCWQ
- a CDS encoding pyridoxamine 5'-phosphate oxidase family protein, with translation MLNEKLLDILAHPSDGAVSIVTNGEDGPHLVNTWNSYIMVTPADKFLIPASGFNKTEKNLSNQNNVILSIASREIEGYRGKGTGFIVTGTTRFVKSGEDFDRMKEKFSWIRAVLEITVTDAKQML
- a CDS encoding LysR family transcriptional regulator, yielding MDIRHLEYFVEVARQKSFSKAASITHVSQSAISKMIKDLETELGTSLFNRTSKYVQLTDAGMIFLDQAQQVVVMFQNLTTEFENKIKMEKGKIFIGLPPITSSTIFAELLGEFKKKYPQIEISLSEYGSKKVALAIQDGTLDIGVICIEPDNQYVDSLSFTKDPLFVIVSSQNPISQLPSIELASLSNESFVLYSEDFSLHDEIINQCKNVGFSPNVIFETSQRELMTQIVAANLGIAFLPSEVCKELDSTRIVSVPLIQPQIIHNMSIIWKKGRFMSHAARLWLQFAENYFTSNERTK
- the gltA gene encoding NADPH-dependent glutamate synthase, which gives rise to MSLSLKRHPMPEQDPKVRAKNFAEVTLGYTEELAQSEAERCLQCKTAPCRKGCPVEIDIPAFIKHIKEGNMDASIAKIKEANGLPAVCGRVCPQEEQCEKYCVLAKKGESVAIGRLERYVADYVRGKGEAITSLEYATDAQKVAIIGSGPAGLSAAGDLAKMGYKVTVFEALHLPGGVLMYGIPEFRLPKDEVVQAEINNLRKLGVEVVVNAVIGSTFTVDELLEEEGFDAVFIGTGAGLPYFMDVPGENLNGVYSANEFLTRCNLMKAYRFPQSGTPIHVGKRVAVVGGGNVAMDGARTALRLGAEHVSIVYRRSEKELPARLEEIHHAKEEGIDFQLLTAPTAVLGNKEGWVTGLQCVRMELGEPDASGRRRPIEVPNSEFVLDVDTIIIAIGQGPNPLVQSTTKGLETNRKGNINADAETGATSKPGVFAGGDIVTGAATVILAMGAGKKAAVAIDKYLQEKKNK